One genomic window of Glycine soja cultivar W05 chromosome 9, ASM419377v2, whole genome shotgun sequence includes the following:
- the LOC114368629 gene encoding uncharacterized protein At2g17340-like, giving the protein MESASELVEFPLLLTPIDSNYRACTIPYRFPSDNPRKPTPTEISWIDLFLNSIPSFKKRAESDTSVPDAAAKAEKFAQRYADILEDLKKDPESHGGPPDCILLCRLRELVLRELGFRDIFKKVKDEENAKAISLFENVVHLNDAIEDEGKRLENLVRGIFAGNIFDLGSAQLAEVFSKDGMSFLASCQNLVPRPWVIDDLDTFKLKWSKNPWKKVIIFVDNSGADIILGIMPFARELLRRGSQVVLAANDLPSINDVTCSELVEIISKLKDEDGQLVGVSTSNLLIANSGNDLPVIDLTRVSQELAYLASDADLVILEGMGRGIETNLYAQFKCDSLKIGMVKHPEVAQFLGGRLYDCVFKYNEVSS; this is encoded by the exons ATGGAAAGCGCATCAGAGCTTGTGGAATTCCCGTTGTTGCTGACACCAATCGATTCCAACTACAGAGCTTGCACCATTCCTTACAGATTCCCCTCCGATAACCCTCGCAAGCCCACTCCCACCGAAATCTCTTGGATTGATCTCTTCCTCAACTCAATCCCCTCTTTCAA GAAGCGTGCAGAGAGTGATActtctgttcctgatgctgcaGCTAAAGCTGAAAAATTTGCTCAAAG ATATGCTGATATACTTGAAGATTTGAAGAAAGATCCTGAAAGTCATGGTGGGCCTCCTGATTGCATT CTTCTCTGCAGACTTCGTGAACTTGTGCTTAGAGAATTGGGATTCAGAGATATCTTCAAAAAAGTCAAG GATGAAGAAAATGCAAAAGCCATCTCACTGTTTGAGAATGTTGTTCATCTTAATGATGCCATTGAAGATGAAGGCAAGCGACTTGAGAATCTAGTTAGAGGAATTTTTGCTGGAAACATATTTGATCTTGGTTCTGCACAG CTTGCAGAGGTTTTCTCTAAGGATGGAATGTCCTTTTTGGCTAGTTGTCAAAATCTCGTTCCTCGACCTTGGGTCATTGATGATCTTGACACTTTCAAATTGAAATGGAGCAAGAACCCATGGAAGAAG GTTATCATATTTGTTGATAACTCTGGTGCAGATATCATTTTGGGTATTATGCCATTTGCAAGAGAACTACTTCGGCGTGGGAGTCAG GTTGTATTGGCTGCTAATGACTTACCATCCATCAATGATGTGACTTGTTCTGAGCTAGTTGAAATTATATCAAAG TTAAAGGATGAAGATGGACAGCTTGTGGGTGTCAGTACTTCAAATCTCTTAATTGCGAACTCTGGCAATGATTTACCT GTCATTGATCTTACAAGAGTGTCACAGGAGCTTGCTTACCTTGCCAGCGATGCAGATCTTGTCATCTTAGAAGGGATG GGTCGTGGAATAGAAACAAATCTCTATGCTCAATTTAAATGTGATTCTCTTAAGATTGGAATG GTGAAACATCCCGAGGTAGCACAATTTCTCGGTGGACGTTTGTATGACTGTGTATTCAAATACAATGAAGTTTCAAGTTAG